The following is a genomic window from Gammaproteobacteria bacterium.
CGTAGAGGAACATCAGCGCGAGCAGGCCGGGCACCGATTGGCGGGCGAGCATCAGCGCGAGCGCTGCGAACAGCGCGGCGCCGAGCGCCACGGTCAGGATGACCGTGCGCCGGTCCCAGCGGTCGGAGGCTTGACCGATCGGCCACTGGAGGGCGACGCCGCCGAGCAGCACGAGGCTCATGAACAGGGCCACCTGGCCCGTGCCGAGGCCGACGCGCGTCGCGAAGACGGGCCCGAGCGCGAAGAACGCGCCGTTCGCGAGGCCCGCCACCAGCGTGCCGGCGACGCCGAGCGGCGAGATTCTCCACAGCCGCGCGAGATCGAGCTGCACGGACGAGATCAGGGCCGGGTGAGGGACGCGCGTCAGCACGACCGGCACGAGCCCGATCGACAGCAGCGCGCCGGCGATGATGAAGGCGGTGCTGATCGAGTCGGCGCCGAGCAGGATCAGATATTGTCCGCCGGCGAGCGCGACCAGCGAGATGACCTGATAGAGCGCGAAGACGCGCCCGCGCGCCTCGTTCGTCGCGCGCTCGTTCAGCCAGCTCTCGATCACCATGTAGAGCCCGACCATGCACCCGCCGGTCACGAAACGCAGCGCGGCCCAGACGGCCGCGTCGATCAGCAGCGGATGCAGCAGCACGGCCGACGCCGCGGTCGCCGCGAACGCGGAGAACGCGCGTACGTGGCCCGCGTCCCGAACGATCTTCGGGCAGACGTACGTGCCGACGACGTAGCCGACGAAATACGCGGACATCACGAGACCGGTGAGCGTGCTGGAGAAGCCCAGCTGGTCGGCGCGCAGCGCGAGCGCAGTGCCGAGCAATCCGCTGCCGGCGA
Proteins encoded in this region:
- a CDS encoding MFS transporter, encoding MTAVVNALLALLLGTCLIVAGSGLLGTALALRADQLGFSSTLTGLVMSAYFVGYVVGTYVCPKIVRDAGHVRAFSAFAATAASAVLLHPLLIDAAVWAALRFVTGGCMVGLYMVIESWLNERATNEARGRVFALYQVISLVALAGGQYLILLGADSISTAFIIAGALLSIGLVPVVLTRVPHPALISSVQLDLARLWRISPLGVAGTLVAGLANGAFFALGPVFATRVGLGTGQVALFMSLVLLGGVALQWPIGQASDRWDRRTVILTVALGAALFAALALMLARQSVPGLLALMFLYGGGAFSLYPLCVAHANDFAAPADFVATASGLLLVYGIGAAAGPLLAGPLIQYLAGYGYLGFLAAMQSALAVFILVRMRLRRARPPEEQEPFVMLARTSQSALEMIAPADEPGTPSQP